A genomic window from Emys orbicularis isolate rEmyOrb1 chromosome 24, rEmyOrb1.hap1, whole genome shotgun sequence includes:
- the DIRAS1 gene encoding GTP-binding protein Di-Ras1, with the protein MPEQSNDYRVVVFGAGGVGKSSLVLRFVKGTFRDTYIPTIEDTYRQVISCDKSVCTLQITDTTGSHQFPAMQRLSISKGHAFILVFSVTSKQSLEELKPIYQQILQIKGSVDSIPIMLVGNKCDETQREVETKEGEAVAKEWKCAFMETSAKMNYNVKELFQELLNLEKRRNMSLNIDGKRSNKQKRTDKIKGKCSLM; encoded by the coding sequence ATGCCCGAGCAAAGCAATGACTACCGGGTGGTGGTCTTTGGAGCCGGCGGTGTGGGCAAGAGCTCCCTGGTTCTGCGCTTTGTGAAGGGGACGTTCCGGGATACGTACATCCCCACCATTGAGGACACCTACCGGCAGGTCATCAGCTGCGACAAGAGCGTCTGCACCCTGCAGATCACCGACACCACGGGTAGCCACCAGTTCCCGGCCATGCAGCGCCTCTCCATCTCCAAAGGCCATGCCTTCATCCTAGTCTTCTCCGTCACCAGCAAGCAGTCCCTGGAGGAGCTGAAGCCCATCTACCAGCAGATCCTGCAGATCAAGGGCAGCGTGGACAGCATCCCCATCATGCTGGTGGGCAACAAGTGTGACGAGACCCAGCGGGAGGTGGAGACCAAGGAAGGGGAGGCCGTGGCCAAGGAGTGGAAGTGCGCCTTCATGGAGACCTCGGCTAAGATGAACTACAATGTCAAGGAGCTCTTCCAGGAGCTGCTCAACctggagaagaggaggaacaTGAGCCTCAACATCGACGGCAAGCGGTCCAACAAGCAGAAGAGGACAGACAAAATCAAGGGGAAATGCAGCCTTATGTAA